In Calothrix sp. PCC 7507, one DNA window encodes the following:
- a CDS encoding class I SAM-dependent methyltransferase, whose product MTSTISFDRVSDVYDATRGLPPGVSEQVTDSILNIVSPAPDTKFFEIGVGTGRIAVPIAKRGYSYTGIDISEKMLAELHRKLEGITHQLTAIQGDATALPFADNAFDVGLTVHVFHLVSAWKQALAEIRRVLKPGSPYLYTHGTIDSTQANPDSNSGRLTFQQCWEEIIAGYSYPLPRYGATEEEVLTELRAQGASLETVIAAEWRSELTVNKLLEHYQNRVYRHSWHLSDDVFAKAFNDLREWALQHYGSLDHDLSSETKFKIVVVRNWA is encoded by the coding sequence ATGACTTCGACAATTTCATTTGATCGTGTGTCTGATGTTTATGATGCCACACGAGGATTACCCCCAGGAGTCTCTGAACAAGTGACTGATTCTATCCTCAATATAGTTTCGCCTGCACCAGATACTAAGTTCTTTGAAATCGGTGTTGGTACTGGTAGAATTGCTGTCCCAATTGCGAAAAGAGGCTATTCCTACACAGGTATAGATATCTCGGAAAAGATGTTGGCTGAGTTGCACCGCAAGCTAGAAGGTATTACCCATCAACTAACTGCTATCCAAGGAGATGCTACTGCTTTACCTTTTGCTGACAACGCCTTCGATGTGGGTTTAACTGTGCATGTATTCCACTTAGTTTCTGCTTGGAAGCAAGCCCTGGCAGAAATTCGCCGTGTCCTCAAACCCGGTAGTCCTTATCTATATACTCATGGCACTATTGATTCCACTCAAGCAAATCCAGATAGCAATAGTGGTAGACTGACTTTTCAACAATGTTGGGAAGAAATCATTGCTGGCTATAGTTATCCTTTACCTCGTTACGGTGCAACAGAAGAGGAAGTTTTAACAGAACTACGCGCCCAAGGTGCAAGTTTAGAAACAGTAATTGCTGCTGAATGGAGGTCTGAATTAACTGTTAACAAATTACTAGAACACTATCAAAACAGAGTCTATCGTCATAGTTGGCATCTCTCTGATGATGTCTTTGCCAAAGCGTTTAATGATTTACGCGAGTGGGCTTTACAACACTACGGTTCTCTAGACCACGACTTATCTAGTGAAACCAAATTTAAGATTGTTGTGGTTCGGAATTGGGCTTAA
- the hpxZ gene encoding oxalurate catabolism protein HpxZ encodes MDNQLYTDQVKTMIAINDPAVVAEVTALYLKYEEALINNNLEVMDSLFWDAPEVVRFGLAENLYGIEEIRNFRASRPNPKIEREISNLKVVAFGKDAATVTLEFCRTIGGVKLFGRQSQTWYRFSDGWKIVSAHVSLLPL; translated from the coding sequence GTGGATAATCAGCTATATACCGACCAGGTAAAAACCATGATTGCAATCAATGACCCTGCTGTTGTAGCTGAAGTGACTGCTTTGTATCTCAAGTATGAAGAAGCTTTAATTAATAACAATTTAGAGGTGATGGATAGTTTATTTTGGGATGCACCAGAAGTAGTGCGCTTTGGTTTAGCAGAAAACCTTTATGGTATTGAAGAGATTCGCAACTTTCGCGCCTCTCGACCAAACCCAAAAATTGAGCGAGAAATCTCGAATCTTAAAGTTGTGGCTTTTGGCAAAGATGCCGCAACTGTGACTTTAGAGTTTTGTCGGACTATCGGTGGTGTCAAACTTTTCGGACGACAAAGCCAGACTTGGTACAGATTTTCGGATGGATGGAAGATTGTTTCTGCACATGTTTCTTTATTACCACTATAA
- a CDS encoding sulfite exporter TauE/SafE family protein, whose product MLPNLTFVHSLLLFATAFIAGGLNAVAGGGSFITFPTLIFTGVPPIAANATNNTALWTAAIASAGAYRQDLGIERRDFIVLCSVSLVGGVIGSVALLYTSPDMFKKLTPYLLLLATVVFTFGEPFKKWLQRQSQNTSPESVPLFNLALAQLAIAIYGGFFGAGLGILMLATLTFLGIKSIHTMNAFKAFLGSCVNGIAIIPFIFAGVIAWHQAILMAVGGSLGGYLSAHYARKLEPHLIRKFVIIVAFSMTIYFFVQGNR is encoded by the coding sequence ATGTTGCCAAATTTAACTTTTGTCCATAGTTTACTTCTGTTCGCTACCGCTTTTATTGCAGGTGGACTGAATGCTGTAGCGGGTGGTGGGAGTTTCATCACATTTCCTACTCTCATTTTTACGGGTGTACCGCCGATCGCTGCTAATGCTACAAATAATACTGCACTCTGGACGGCTGCCATAGCAAGTGCTGGAGCGTATCGTCAAGATTTAGGTATTGAAAGACGAGATTTTATAGTTTTATGCAGTGTCAGTTTAGTGGGTGGTGTAATTGGTTCCGTAGCTTTGCTCTACACCTCGCCAGATATGTTTAAAAAGCTGACTCCCTATCTCTTGCTGCTAGCAACCGTGGTGTTTACCTTTGGCGAACCTTTCAAAAAGTGGTTACAACGTCAAAGTCAGAATACATCACCTGAATCTGTACCACTATTTAATTTGGCGCTAGCGCAATTAGCGATCGCCATTTACGGTGGTTTCTTTGGCGCAGGTTTGGGAATTCTCATGTTGGCAACTCTTACCTTTTTAGGCATCAAAAGTATTCACACCATGAATGCTTTTAAAGCGTTTTTAGGAAGTTGTGTTAATGGTATTGCGATTATTCCATTTATTTTTGCGGGTGTAATTGCTTGGCACCAGGCGATTTTAATGGCAGTGGGTGGTTCCCTTGGTGGTTATTTAAGTGCCCATTATGCACGAAAACTTGAACCGCATTTAATTAGGAAATTCGTCATCATCGTGGCTTTCAGTATGACTATTTACTTTTTCGTTCAAGGTAATAGATGA
- a CDS encoding HAD family hydrolase has protein sequence MLASTILFDLDGTLSDPKSGITGCIRYALAELGYEVPDADELHWCIGPPIKDSFSWLLKTSDETLLEQAILLYRRRFSTVGLFENSLYPQIPEILKAIRFAGYKTFVATSKPQIYATQIIEYFGLSLLFDGVYGSEIDGTRSIKGDLIHHILLTENLSASSVVMVGDRKYDIIGAKLHNVTTIGVTYGYGTKEELQAHGADLIANSPDEISKLIIHNL, from the coding sequence ATGCTTGCTTCTACTATCCTGTTTGATTTAGATGGGACTTTAAGCGATCCTAAGTCGGGGATTACTGGTTGTATTCGGTATGCGTTGGCTGAACTGGGTTATGAAGTACCGGATGCTGATGAATTGCATTGGTGTATTGGCCCTCCAATTAAAGATAGTTTTTCTTGGTTGCTGAAGACATCAGATGAAACGCTGCTAGAACAAGCAATTTTACTTTATCGCCGTCGGTTTTCCACGGTTGGATTATTTGAAAATTCTCTTTATCCTCAGATTCCAGAGATATTAAAAGCTATTCGGTTTGCTGGTTATAAGACTTTTGTGGCAACTTCCAAACCACAGATTTATGCTACACAAATTATTGAATATTTTGGCTTATCGTTGCTTTTCGATGGTGTTTATGGTAGCGAGATTGATGGAACTCGAAGCATAAAAGGTGACTTGATTCACCATATTTTGTTAACAGAAAATCTCTCAGCTTCTAGTGTGGTGATGGTAGGCGATCGCAAATACGATATCATCGGAGCCAAGCTTCACAATGTTACTACAATTGGTGTCACCTATGGCTACGGAACTAAGGAGGAATTGCAGGCTCACGGCGCGGATTTGATTGCTAATTCTCCAGATGAGATTTCTAAATTGATCATTCATAATCTATAA
- a CDS encoding DMT family transporter codes for MRVLFSEHLVLGLFVLGGYVKTDLQNSFLLMFMRMLLVVPLMASLAFKLYPSAGKEFQELFKRDRLDVLTQALGCGVLMFVYIASLYIAIGLIPTGIAMTLFFTYPVFTALLAWRFFGQHPTPFRWLVMGIIMVGCVLTIPQSSVGDNTHVIAIGIFASVGSGIVYAFYNVLAQQCLTKFHPVPFTWISFASTLFLSGVSLLFFPPASTQLDWTPLWIGSIFSGVVSFIGHTLNNLGIRMIGATKASIIGSSSPALTALVAWATISETLNVIQSVGICVVTLGIALLSGEGFLRRRSLL; via the coding sequence GTGCGAGTTTTGTTTTCAGAACATCTCGTGCTGGGTTTATTTGTACTTGGTGGATACGTCAAAACGGATTTGCAGAATTCATTTTTACTGATGTTTATGCGAATGCTGCTTGTGGTTCCACTCATGGCCTCTCTAGCATTCAAGCTATATCCATCGGCTGGTAAAGAATTTCAAGAGTTATTCAAACGCGATCGCTTGGATGTGCTAACCCAAGCGCTTGGTTGTGGGGTATTGATGTTTGTGTATATTGCCTCACTCTACATTGCCATTGGCTTGATTCCCACAGGAATTGCAATGACTTTGTTTTTCACCTATCCGGTGTTCACAGCGCTACTGGCTTGGAGGTTTTTTGGACAACACCCTACGCCCTTCCGTTGGCTAGTGATGGGTATTATTATGGTTGGCTGTGTGTTGACAATTCCTCAATCTTCTGTTGGTGACAACACTCATGTTATAGCGATCGGCATTTTCGCCAGCGTTGGTTCTGGGATAGTTTACGCCTTCTATAACGTCCTAGCCCAACAATGTTTGACAAAATTCCATCCAGTTCCCTTTACTTGGATTAGTTTCGCCTCCACCCTCTTTTTATCTGGCGTTAGCTTACTGTTCTTTCCGCCTGCTAGTACCCAACTTGATTGGACGCCTCTGTGGATAGGTAGTATTTTTTCGGGTGTAGTCAGTTTTATTGGACACACTTTAAATAATTTGGGTATTCGGATGATTGGTGCTACAAAAGCTTCAATCATCGGTTCTAGTAGTCCGGCTTTGACGGCACTGGTAGCATGGGCAACAATTAGCGAAACTTTAAATGTGATTCAGAGTGTCGGGATTTGTGTAGTGACGTTGGGGATTGCGTTGTTAAGTGGAGAAGGTTTTTTGCGTAGGCGTAGTCTGTTGTAG
- a CDS encoding Uma2 family endonuclease: protein MTETTLPISLSEIPPTQAELPYDDGVPMESARHKVQMDLLIDGLIPWLSHREDGFVGGNMFVYYSLAQLRNQDFRGPDFFFVLGVPQGERKSWVVWEEGKAPDVVIELLSASTAAADKNEKKLIYQNQMRVPEYFWYDPFNPDDWAGFSLQQRVYQPLVASDRNQLVSESLGLALQRWQGNYKGIDATWLRWATLEGELLPTPEEQEHQRAEQERQRADRAESQLLQTARNLLDTGMTVEQIATVTGLDASAIALLISNNYPDDN, encoded by the coding sequence ATGACAGAAACCACCTTACCCATATCCCTAAGTGAAATTCCACCCACCCAAGCAGAACTGCCCTATGACGATGGTGTCCCAATGGAAAGCGCACGGCACAAAGTCCAGATGGACTTGCTGATAGATGGCTTAATTCCTTGGTTGTCACACCGAGAAGATGGGTTTGTTGGCGGTAATATGTTTGTTTACTACAGTCTGGCGCAGTTGCGAAACCAAGACTTTAGAGGGCCAGACTTTTTTTTTGTGTTGGGTGTCCCTCAAGGTGAACGCAAAAGTTGGGTTGTTTGGGAAGAAGGAAAAGCACCCGATGTCGTGATTGAATTGCTTTCCGCAAGTACAGCTGCTGCAGACAAAAACGAGAAAAAGCTGATTTATCAAAATCAAATGCGTGTACCAGAATATTTCTGGTATGACCCTTTTAACCCAGATGATTGGGCAGGTTTTTCTCTTCAACAAAGAGTTTATCAACCTCTAGTTGCTAGCGATCGCAATCAATTAGTGAGTGAATCTCTAGGGTTAGCCTTGCAACGCTGGCAAGGAAATTATAAGGGGATTGATGCAACTTGGTTACGCTGGGCAACTCTAGAGGGAGAATTACTACCAACGCCTGAAGAACAAGAACACCAACGCGCCGAACAAGAACGCCAACGCGCCGACAGAGCAGAGTCGCAATTATTACAAACAGCACGCAACTTACTGGATACTGGGATGACAGTTGAACAGATAGCGACTGTCACAGGTTTGGATGCATCGGCGATCGCACTATTGATTTCAAATAACTATCCAGACGACAATTAA
- a CDS encoding glutathione S-transferase family protein, translated as MKLFSRRTSQYARIARVAIIELDLVDRVELQEVTIRDRHSEILNYNPAGKVPTLATDDGFILSETPIIVHYLNRLKPEVKLVADYTDEFSLHLEGITTAFIDGISTWTRERRFRSESEQSPGIIELERSRALRILDYFEKIADKLDQTPKLAHITLASALGLEIRLPELQWRPSYPKLAQWYDQFSERPSLQATTPES; from the coding sequence ATGAAACTCTTCTCCAGAAGAACATCCCAATATGCTCGGATAGCGCGGGTGGCGATTATTGAGCTAGATTTAGTTGACCGAGTGGAACTGCAAGAAGTCACAATACGCGATCGCCATAGCGAAATACTCAATTACAATCCCGCAGGGAAGGTGCCAACCCTCGCTACTGATGATGGATTCATCTTGAGTGAAACACCGATTATTGTTCATTATCTAAATCGCTTAAAACCTGAAGTCAAACTTGTCGCTGACTACACTGACGAATTTTCTTTGCATCTTGAGGGCATCACAACCGCATTCATAGATGGTATAAGTACTTGGACAAGGGAGCGAAGATTTCGCTCCGAGAGTGAGCAGTCACCAGGGATAATCGAATTGGAAAGATCGCGTGCTTTGAGAATCTTGGACTACTTTGAGAAGATTGCAGATAAACTCGACCAAACTCCTAAGCTGGCTCATATCACCCTCGCCTCTGCACTAGGATTGGAGATTCGTCTCCCTGAATTGCAATGGCGACCAAGCTACCCGAAACTAGCTCAATGGTATGATCAATTCTCGGAGCGACCATCCTTGCAAGCAACAACACCAGAGTCATAA
- a CDS encoding TauD/TfdA family dioxygenase, whose product MGSQYFEIKPLAGRIGAKIVGVDLSTNLSDDIISDIRKTLVKYKVIFFRGQQQLDANGQVAFARRFGEVTTAHPTVPSLEGNPEVLDLNYGRTVSRANNWHTDVTFVDRPPLGSVLRALVIPPSGGDTIWANSVTAYQDLPTPLRDLADQLWAVHSNAYDYAAATVDLPEEVRAYRAVFTSTVYETLHPVVRVHPESGERGLFIGGFVRRLRGLSPNESDEIVKLLQAYITRPENTVRWCWQVGDVAFWDNRATQHYAIADYGDQPRHVQRVTIVGDVPVGIDGRQSEAVKGDSSAYNRREPALV is encoded by the coding sequence ATGGGTTCTCAATACTTTGAAATTAAACCACTTGCTGGACGTATCGGTGCGAAAATCGTGGGTGTTGACCTGAGTACTAACCTCAGTGATGACATTATTAGTGATATTCGCAAAACCTTAGTTAAATACAAAGTCATCTTCTTCCGGGGACAGCAGCAGCTTGATGCTAATGGACAAGTCGCCTTTGCGCGGCGGTTTGGTGAAGTGACTACAGCTCATCCCACCGTCCCCTCGCTGGAAGGAAATCCAGAAGTCCTCGATTTGAATTATGGCCGCACCGTTTCCCGTGCCAACAACTGGCACACTGATGTCACATTTGTAGATCGTCCACCCCTCGGCTCTGTGTTGCGCGCTTTGGTGATTCCCCCATCGGGTGGTGATACAATCTGGGCAAACTCTGTCACAGCTTACCAAGATTTGCCAACTCCACTGCGTGACCTCGCAGATCAACTCTGGGCAGTACACAGCAACGCTTACGACTATGCAGCTGCTACAGTTGACCTACCAGAAGAAGTGAGAGCTTATCGGGCTGTCTTCACCTCGACTGTATACGAAACCTTGCATCCAGTCGTGCGCGTTCATCCTGAATCTGGGGAACGTGGGTTATTTATTGGTGGTTTCGTGCGCCGTCTGCGTGGTTTATCACCGAATGAATCTGACGAAATTGTCAAATTATTGCAAGCATATATCACTCGTCCAGAAAATACCGTGCGTTGGTGTTGGCAAGTTGGGGATGTGGCTTTCTGGGATAATAGAGCTACTCAACATTATGCGATCGCAGATTACGGCGATCAACCCCGTCATGTGCAGCGAGTGACTATTGTCGGCGATGTCCCAGTGGGTATTGACGGTAGACAAAGTGAAGCCGTCAAGGGAGATTCTTCTGCATACAACCGCCGAGAACCTGCACTTGTATAG
- a CDS encoding SDR family oxidoreductase codes for MSLELKLSGKTAIVTGGSAGIGLATAKALYSEGVNVAIASRNQERLDNAVSAIQSLPTPGAKVIAISADLTQAQDVEKVVSTTLKQFGQIDILINNAGSARAGSFLDSTDDLFLDAWNLKLLGYIRFVRAVVPHLQSRGDGRIVNIVGGAGRTPRPNFLAGGTSNAALLNFTKGISKELAEYNIRINAISPGATATERAETLARQNAQARGITVEQAKAESLQSIPLKRIAQPEEIAALALFLVSDLAASITGTEIIVDGGSTPGV; via the coding sequence ATGAGCTTAGAACTAAAACTATCAGGTAAAACGGCGATCGTCACAGGCGGAAGTGCGGGCATTGGGTTAGCCACCGCCAAAGCTCTATATAGTGAAGGTGTGAATGTAGCGATCGCATCTCGTAATCAAGAACGACTAGATAATGCCGTCAGCGCTATCCAGTCCCTACCTACACCAGGGGCAAAAGTTATTGCCATTAGTGCCGACCTCACCCAAGCACAGGATGTAGAGAAAGTTGTATCAACAACCTTGAAACAATTTGGTCAAATTGATATTTTGATCAATAACGCCGGGTCAGCCCGTGCAGGTTCATTCCTTGACTCCACTGATGATTTATTTTTGGATGCTTGGAATTTAAAACTATTGGGTTACATTCGCTTTGTCAGAGCCGTTGTACCCCATCTCCAAAGTCGGGGTGATGGAAGGATTGTGAATATAGTAGGCGGTGCAGGACGTACACCTCGTCCGAACTTCCTCGCGGGTGGCACATCAAATGCTGCCTTGCTCAACTTCACCAAAGGCATTTCTAAAGAATTAGCCGAGTACAATATTCGCATTAATGCCATCTCACCCGGTGCTACAGCTACCGAACGTGCTGAGACTTTAGCCAGACAAAACGCCCAAGCACGGGGAATTACCGTAGAGCAAGCAAAAGCAGAAAGTCTCCAAAGTATTCCTTTAAAAAGAATCGCCCAACCAGAAGAAATTGCAGCGTTGGCGCTATTTTTAGTGTCTGACCTCGCTGCATCAATTACAGGAACAGAGATTATCGTTGATGGCGGTTCTACTCCTGGTGTGTAG
- a CDS encoding zinc-binding dehydrogenase, with translation MSKIRAVVVDPSVPSRLALSEVEAPTPAPNEALVRVAAISLNRGEVRRSTSAEAGWRPGWDLAGIVETAAVDGSGPPQGARVVGLLGSGAWAELVSVPTNALAELPESVSFAQAATLPVAGLTAYHALLKGGSLLSRPVLVTGASGGVGNFAIQLARLSGAQVVAHIRQPSYEKLVREAGAQLVVIGEDLSEASKHGPYHLIVESVGGKILGSALSLLAPYGVTVLFGVSGGSEVTFDAGRFFGTGAASLYGLRLFDELKVESAAIGLKRLADLVAAEQLRPHIDLEASWTQIADIAQQLLDRRFPGKAVLQVANE, from the coding sequence ATGAGCAAAATACGTGCGGTGGTTGTTGATCCGAGTGTGCCTAGTCGTTTGGCACTCAGTGAAGTGGAAGCACCCACACCCGCTCCTAACGAAGCACTAGTGAGAGTAGCAGCTATTTCTCTTAACCGGGGAGAAGTGCGACGTTCAACTAGCGCTGAAGCTGGTTGGCGTCCTGGTTGGGACTTAGCAGGCATCGTTGAAACTGCCGCCGTTGACGGATCTGGGCCTCCCCAAGGGGCGCGTGTAGTGGGTTTACTTGGCTCCGGTGCTTGGGCAGAGTTGGTATCTGTTCCCACAAATGCCCTAGCTGAATTGCCAGAATCAGTATCATTTGCCCAAGCTGCCACACTGCCTGTAGCGGGTTTAACAGCATACCATGCCCTACTCAAAGGTGGCTCTCTCTTAAGTCGCCCAGTCTTAGTTACAGGCGCATCAGGCGGCGTGGGTAACTTTGCCATCCAATTAGCGCGGCTAAGTGGTGCCCAGGTAGTAGCACACATTCGTCAACCTAGTTATGAGAAACTGGTTAGAGAAGCAGGAGCGCAATTAGTAGTGATTGGCGAAGACCTGTCTGAAGCCAGCAAGCATGGCCCTTATCATCTGATTGTTGAATCGGTAGGTGGTAAAATACTTGGTTCAGCCCTCAGCTTATTGGCACCATATGGCGTAACTGTGTTGTTTGGCGTATCTGGAGGCTCAGAAGTCACATTTGATGCTGGTCGCTTTTTTGGTACTGGTGCTGCGAGCCTTTACGGCTTACGTCTATTTGATGAATTGAAAGTTGAATCTGCAGCGATCGGTCTGAAACGACTAGCAGATTTAGTTGCAGCCGAACAATTGCGTCCTCACATTGATTTAGAAGCCTCTTGGACACAAATAGCAGACATAGCACAACAACTACTTGATAGACGCTTTCCTGGGAAAGCTGTATTACAAGTTGCAAATGAGTGA
- the budA gene encoding acetolactate decarboxylase, with product MFFNPLTYSTLMKLKKYLWIIVLPITALGIILPGKTQQNSSENILFQTSTIGALSIGIYDGKTTFQELKKHGNFGLGTVNSLDGEMVGLDGKFYQIKSDGVAAIVPDSLKTPFAVVTFFRSQKLINLKELINYQQLQQSLDQQLPTKNYPYAIRIQGNFPYLKFRSVPKQNPPYPPLADAVKKQSVFELRNVNGTLVGFRTPSYLQGVNVNGYHFHFITSDRKTGGHILDGQFQNAKVEIAPISNVEVSLPESAQFSQADLGDGKSAEVNRVERK from the coding sequence ATGTTTTTTAACCCACTTACTTATTCTACTCTGATGAAACTCAAAAAATATTTATGGATAATTGTTTTACCGATTACTGCATTGGGTATTATTCTTCCAGGTAAAACACAGCAAAATTCTTCAGAAAATATTTTATTTCAAACATCTACAATTGGCGCTCTAAGTATTGGTATTTATGATGGAAAAACTACATTCCAGGAATTAAAAAAACATGGTAATTTCGGCTTAGGAACAGTTAATTCCCTGGATGGGGAGATGGTTGGTTTAGATGGCAAATTTTACCAGATAAAATCTGATGGTGTTGCTGCTATTGTTCCAGATTCATTAAAAACGCCATTTGCTGTAGTCACCTTTTTTAGATCACAGAAATTGATTAATTTAAAAGAGTTGATTAATTATCAACAACTGCAACAATCCTTAGATCAACAATTACCGACAAAAAACTATCCCTATGCTATTCGCATTCAAGGTAATTTTCCTTACCTCAAATTTAGAAGTGTCCCCAAACAAAATCCACCCTATCCGCCTCTAGCAGATGCGGTGAAAAAACAGTCGGTTTTTGAGTTGAGAAATGTCAATGGCACTTTGGTGGGATTTCGGACGCCGTCTTATTTGCAAGGAGTCAATGTCAATGGCTATCATTTTCATTTCATCACTAGCGATCGCAAAACTGGAGGACATATCTTAGATGGACAATTCCAAAATGCTAAAGTAGAAATTGCACCCATATCAAATGTTGAGGTAAGTTTGCCTGAATCTGCCCAATTCAGCCAAGCTGATTTGGGAGATGGCAAATCTGCTGAAGTCAACAGAGTTGAACGTAAGTAA